From one Fusobacterium mortiferum ATCC 9817 genomic stretch:
- the alr gene encoding alanine racemase: MRAWLEIEMDNLIFNINKIREKVNNREIMAVVKANSYGFGAKETVRYLSEHGVKSFAVACLDEGLELREAGIKDEILVLGIVFPEEMDIADKNSIQITVGNWEQIEYIKKNNLKVGIHIKIDTGMGRLGFLPEEGERVVDYCLENGINIMGIYSHLSDADGFNRESDDYTETQIKKFQIFEKYKDKVKYLHILNSGGILRFNEEISGNIVRAGICMYGMIANYRVEDLKRVFCVKTKILSIRTVEDDSFISYGRKYVLHKGETFATIGMGYADGIKKEFSNKSYVIIEGEKCPIIGEICMDMCMVKIPESIKDKISLGTEVIVVRDDIIEEINIEHKCSWDILTGIGRRVYRVYKENGKPYLIAR; the protein is encoded by the coding sequence ATGAGAGCATGGTTAGAAATAGAGATGGACAATTTAATTTTTAACATAAATAAAATAAGAGAAAAAGTTAATAATAGGGAGATAATGGCAGTAGTCAAAGCTAATAGCTATGGATTTGGAGCAAAAGAAACGGTGAGGTATCTATCAGAGCATGGAGTAAAATCTTTTGCTGTAGCTTGTCTTGATGAAGGGTTAGAATTAAGAGAGGCTGGAATAAAAGATGAAATATTAGTGTTGGGAATAGTATTTCCTGAAGAGATGGATATAGCTGATAAAAACAGTATTCAAATAACAGTTGGAAATTGGGAACAAATAGAGTATATTAAAAAAAATAATTTAAAAGTAGGTATACATATAAAGATAGATACAGGTATGGGAAGGTTAGGATTTTTACCAGAAGAGGGAGAGAGAGTAGTAGATTACTGTCTTGAAAATGGTATAAATATTATGGGTATCTATTCACATCTTTCTGATGCAGATGGATTTAATAGAGAATCAGATGATTATACAGAAACTCAAATTAAAAAATTTCAAATTTTTGAAAAATATAAAGATAAGGTAAAATATCTTCATATTTTAAATAGTGGAGGTATTTTGAGATTTAATGAAGAGATTAGTGGAAATATTGTAAGAGCTGGAATATGCATGTATGGTATGATAGCTAATTATAGAGTAGAAGATTTAAAGAGAGTATTTTGTGTAAAAACAAAGATTTTATCAATAAGAACAGTAGAAGATGATTCTTTTATCTCATATGGAAGAAAATATGTACTTCATAAAGGGGAAACATTTGCTACTATTGGAATGGGATATGCAGATGGAATAAAGAAAGAGTTTTCAAATAAAAGCTATGTTATTATTGAAGGGGAAAAATGTCCAATAATTGGAGAGATATGTATGGATATGTGTATGGTAAAAATACCAGAGTCCATAAAGGATAAAATATCTCTTGGTACAGAGGTAATTGTAGTGAGAGATGATATCATAGAGGAGATAAATATAGAACATAAGTGTTCTTGGGATATACTTACAGGGATAGGTAGAAGAGTATATAGGGTATATAAAGAGAATGGAAAACCATATTTAATAGCGAGATAA
- a CDS encoding LptF/LptG family permease — MKIIDKYISKNFIKSFMLSLMAFMGIFIVSQLFRVVKYLSDGRFTPGDAVYYIITLLPRTFIDVAPLAVLLGSMMTISSMASNLEIISLKTSGIKFRRIVLFPIIISAIISGVVFFVNDTLYPISLKINRDLRSGEVQKRVAPLEKRNAFLRGEDSNYIYLMQKVNRETGFAENIEIVDLNKSFDKIERIITAPEGRYNFGKKVWMLKDVNIYYGDDNKKPETKEFFSDSKYGDNPEHFITLTVEPRTLTIKDLKKTIREMKSIGGDTRELLVELGNRYSFPFASFVISFLGLALGGRYVRGTSAVSLGICVLLGYGYYVVQASFEALSANGFLNPFVGGWIPNIMFLVVGIYLLNKAEY; from the coding sequence GTGAAGATTATTGATAAATATATTAGTAAAAATTTTATAAAATCCTTTATGTTGAGTTTGATGGCTTTTATGGGAATATTTATAGTAAGTCAGTTATTTAGAGTGGTAAAATATCTAAGTGATGGTAGATTTACTCCAGGAGATGCTGTTTACTACATAATTACACTTCTTCCTAGAACTTTTATAGATGTAGCACCATTAGCGGTACTATTAGGAAGTATGATGACTATAAGTAGTATGGCTTCAAATTTAGAGATTATCTCTCTAAAAACTTCTGGAATAAAATTTAGAAGGATAGTATTATTCCCTATTATAATATCAGCTATAATATCTGGAGTAGTGTTTTTTGTAAATGATACTCTCTACCCAATCTCTTTGAAAATAAATAGAGATTTGAGAAGTGGTGAGGTACAAAAAAGAGTAGCTCCATTAGAAAAAAGAAATGCCTTTTTAAGAGGAGAGGATTCTAACTATATATATCTTATGCAAAAGGTAAATAGAGAGACAGGATTTGCTGAAAATATAGAGATAGTAGATTTAAATAAAAGTTTTGATAAAATAGAGAGAATAATAACAGCCCCAGAGGGAAGATATAATTTTGGCAAAAAAGTATGGATGTTAAAAGATGTAAATATCTACTATGGAGATGATAATAAAAAGCCAGAAACAAAGGAATTTTTCTCAGATAGCAAATATGGAGATAATCCAGAGCATTTTATAACTCTTACTGTTGAGCCAAGAACTCTTACTATAAAAGATTTAAAAAAGACTATTAGAGAGATGAAGAGTATTGGTGGAGATACTAGAGAGCTTTTAGTGGAGTTAGGAAATAGATACTCTTTCCCATTTGCAAGTTTTGTAATATCATTTTTAGGGCTTGCACTAGGAGGAAGATATGTAAGAGGAACTTCAGCAGTGAGTTTAGGAATATGTGTACTGCTAGGATACGGATATTATGTTGTACAAGCTTCTTTTGAAGCTCTTAGTGCCAATGGATTTTTAAATCCATTTGTAGGAGGATGGATTCCTAATATAATGTTTTTGGTAGTAGGAATATATCTGTTAAATAAAGCAGAGTATTAA
- a CDS encoding CvpA family protein, with the protein MYLDIIILVVLILAILDGLKNGLFVEFLSVFGLVINFIAARYFTPILIQFLNLKSNDTNYFIVYIVMFWAVYIVIGLILHFLKNIMEGLTKGFVLRILGGIIGAAKGAVLALVVIFIFNFTSDLLPEIKKYGNNSRAAETMLKVAPLIEEYIPKVFKEKLDAVKNEKLIDKYMNKIF; encoded by the coding sequence ATGTATTTAGATATTATTATATTAGTGGTATTGATTTTAGCAATTTTAGATGGATTAAAAAATGGTTTATTTGTAGAGTTTTTATCAGTATTTGGTTTAGTAATCAATTTTATAGCAGCTAGATATTTTACTCCAATACTAATACAATTTTTAAATCTTAAATCAAATGATACTAATTATTTTATAGTTTATATAGTTATGTTTTGGGCTGTATATATTGTGATAGGATTAATATTACATTTCCTAAAAAATATTATGGAAGGATTGACAAAGGGGTTTGTATTGAGAATCTTAGGTGGGATAATAGGAGCAGCAAAAGGAGCTGTCCTAGCTCTAGTAGTAATTTTTATATTTAACTTTACAAGTGATTTACTTCCAGAGATAAAAAAATATGGAAATAATAGTAGAGCAGCAGAGACAATGTTAAAAGTGGCACCACTTATAGAGGAGTATATTCCAAAGGTATTTAAAGAGAAATTAGATGCTGTAAAAAATGAAAAATTAATAGATAAGTATATGAATAAGATTTTTTAG
- the dut gene encoding dUTP diphosphatase yields MEKVKVQVLISEGVTLPKYETSGSAGMDVRANISEPIVLGSLERVLVPTGIKMAIPEGYEVQVRPRSGLALKHGISMANTPGTIDSDYRGEIGVILINLSKEEYIIQPQERIGQLVLNKVAQMDFEVVESLDETERGAGGFGHTGK; encoded by the coding sequence ATGGAAAAAGTTAAAGTACAAGTTTTAATATCTGAGGGAGTTACTCTTCCAAAATATGAAACATCTGGTTCAGCTGGAATGGATGTTAGAGCAAATATTTCTGAGCCAATAGTTTTAGGATCATTAGAGAGAGTATTAGTTCCAACAGGGATAAAAATGGCAATACCAGAGGGATATGAAGTACAAGTAAGACCAAGAAGTGGACTTGCATTAAAGCACGGTATCAGTATGGCTAATACACCTGGAACAATAGATAGTGATTATAGAGGAGAGATTGGAGTTATTCTTATTAATCTTAGTAAAGAGGAATATATAATTCAACCTCAAGAGAGAATAGGACAGCTTGTATTAAATAAAGTGGCACAGATGGATTTTGAAGTTGTAGAAAGCTTAGATGAAACTGAAAGAGGTGCTGGAGGATTTGGGCACACTGGAAAATAA
- a CDS encoding NCS2 family permease has translation MENTGMLERLYKISERGSTVKQEVIGGLTTFLAMSYIIFVNPSILGMTGMDKGALITVTCLTSALATIISGVWANAPFALAPGMGLNAFFTFTLVLGRGLSWETSLGIVFMSGVFFFILSLGGIREKIAYAIPMPLKIAVGGGIGLFITFIGLINMGLVAANPATIVGLGEMKITTILGIIGLVVAIVLEIKQVKGGMLIGIVITTILGFITGNIALPEKVVSLPPSIAPIAGKLDIVGAFKLSLIGPIFSFMFVDLFDTLGTLISCSRQAGIIDKDGKIQGFGRMLYTDVFSTIIGSVLGTSTVTTYVESAAGVAVGAKTGLASVVTGLLFLFALLFSPLVAVVPGYATASALVIVGVYMFKQVKDLDFGDLKTLFPCFIIIVMMPLTYSISTGLSLGFLSYILIHLITGDFKKLNITLIFIGALCLVNLLV, from the coding sequence ATGGAAAACACAGGAATGTTAGAAAGGCTGTATAAGATTTCTGAAAGAGGAAGTACAGTAAAACAAGAGGTAATAGGAGGACTTACTACGTTTTTAGCTATGTCTTACATCATCTTTGTTAACCCTTCAATTTTAGGAATGACAGGAATGGACAAGGGAGCTTTAATTACAGTTACTTGTTTAACATCAGCACTAGCAACTATTATTTCTGGAGTTTGGGCAAATGCACCATTTGCTTTAGCACCAGGTATGGGACTAAATGCTTTCTTTACATTTACACTTGTATTAGGAAGAGGTCTATCTTGGGAAACTTCATTAGGTATTGTATTTATGTCAGGAGTATTTTTCTTTATACTATCTTTAGGTGGAATTAGAGAGAAGATAGCTTATGCTATTCCTATGCCATTGAAGATAGCAGTAGGTGGAGGAATAGGACTGTTTATTACATTTATAGGATTAATTAATATGGGATTAGTTGCAGCTAATCCAGCTACAATAGTAGGACTTGGAGAGATGAAAATTACTACAATTTTAGGAATAATAGGTCTTGTTGTAGCAATTGTTTTAGAGATAAAGCAAGTTAAAGGTGGTATGTTAATAGGAATAGTTATCACTACAATATTAGGATTTATAACAGGAAATATAGCACTTCCAGAAAAAGTGGTATCTCTTCCACCAAGTATAGCACCAATAGCAGGAAAATTAGATATAGTTGGTGCTTTTAAACTATCACTAATAGGACCTATATTTTCGTTCATGTTTGTTGATCTATTTGATACATTAGGAACATTAATCTCTTGTTCAAGACAGGCAGGAATTATTGATAAGGATGGAAAAATTCAAGGCTTTGGAAGAATGCTTTACACAGATGTTTTCTCTACAATTATTGGTTCAGTTTTAGGTACAAGTACAGTAACAACTTATGTTGAATCTGCGGCAGGAGTAGCAGTAGGGGCTAAGACAGGATTAGCTTCAGTTGTAACAGGGTTACTATTTTTATTTGCACTATTATTTTCTCCATTAGTAGCTGTAGTACCAGGATATGCTACTGCATCTGCTCTTGTAATAGTAGGAGTGTATATGTTTAAGCAAGTAAAAGACTTAGATTTTGGAGATTTAAAAACTCTATTCCCTTGTTTTATAATAATTGTAATGATGCCACTTACTTACAGTATTAGTACAGGATTAAGCTTAGGATTTTTAAGTTATATTCTAATACACTTAATTACAGGAGATTTTAAAAAATTAAATATTACTTTAATTTTTATAGGAGCACTTTGCTTAGTAAATCTTTTAGTATAA
- a CDS encoding class I SAM-dependent rRNA methyltransferase gives MAKIILQKGKEKKIQNFYPNVFKDEVKSIIGKIENGDVVDVCTEDMTFVGRGYVTDSTSAYVRVLTTKDEKIDKDFILNKIRSAYKKREHLYNETNCIRAFFSEGDGIPGLIIDKFDKYVAVQFRNSGVERFRQEIINAIKKVMKPKGIYERSDVENRTHEGVEQKTGIIFGEIPERVIMEDNGLKYGIDIIDGQKTGFFLDQRDSRKFIRKYLNKDTRFLDVFSSSGGFSMAALKENCKKVVAIDKEPHALELCRENYELNGFEGNYTTMEGDAFLLLKTLVGRGEKYDVITLDPPSLIKRKADIHKGRDFFFDLCDDSFKLLEDGGILGVITCAYHISLQDLIEVTRMAASKNGKLLQVIGINYQPEDHPWILHVPETLYLKALWVKIINN, from the coding sequence ATGGCTAAGATAATTTTACAAAAGGGAAAAGAGAAAAAGATTCAAAACTTTTATCCCAATGTATTTAAAGATGAAGTAAAAAGTATAATAGGAAAGATAGAAAATGGAGATGTAGTAGATGTTTGCACTGAGGATATGACATTTGTAGGAAGAGGATATGTAACTGACTCTACATCTGCTTATGTGAGAGTACTTACTACAAAAGATGAAAAGATAGATAAAGATTTTATCTTAAATAAAATAAGAAGTGCTTATAAAAAGAGAGAGCACCTATATAATGAAACAAACTGTATAAGAGCATTTTTCTCAGAGGGAGATGGGATTCCAGGACTTATAATAGATAAGTTTGATAAATATGTAGCAGTACAATTTAGAAATTCTGGAGTAGAAAGATTTAGACAAGAGATAATAAATGCTATTAAAAAAGTTATGAAACCAAAGGGAATCTATGAAAGAAGTGACGTAGAAAATAGAACTCATGAGGGAGTAGAGCAAAAGACAGGAATTATCTTTGGAGAGATTCCAGAAAGAGTTATTATGGAGGATAATGGACTTAAGTATGGAATAGATATTATAGATGGACAAAAGACAGGATTTTTCTTAGATCAAAGAGATTCTAGAAAATTTATTAGAAAGTATTTAAATAAAGACACTAGATTCTTAGATGTATTTTCTAGTAGTGGTGGATTTTCTATGGCTGCTTTAAAAGAGAATTGTAAAAAGGTCGTAGCCATAGACAAAGAGCCTCATGCTCTTGAGCTATGTAGAGAAAATTATGAGTTAAATGGGTTTGAAGGAAATTATACAACTATGGAAGGAGATGCTTTTTTACTTCTTAAAACTCTTGTAGGAAGAGGAGAAAAGTATGATGTAATTACATTAGACCCACCATCTTTAATTAAGAGAAAGGCTGATATTCATAAGGGAAGAGATTTTTTCTTTGACCTATGTGATGATAGCTTTAAGCTTTTAGAAGATGGAGGAATATTAGGGGTAATTACTTGTGCTTATCATATATCTCTTCAAGATTTAATAGAGGTAACAAGAATGGCAGCTTCTAAAAATGGAAAACTTTTACAAGTGATAGGAATAAACTATCAGCCAGAAGACCACCCATGGATATTACATGTTCCAGAAACTTTATACTTAAAGGCATTATGGGTGAAAATAATTAATAATTAA
- the rodA gene encoding rod shape-determining protein RodA, with translation MKNSRDIKLLFKRLKKMNNFLVLNALLIVCISISTIYSATISRTSSFYIKESIWTVIGLIAYLVVTMIDYKKYLKYYKVLYLLNILMLLSVFALGVSRLGAQRWIDLGPVSIQPSEVGKVLVVITLSAFLSIHFKDRLVGIKSVIIAVAHIAPVLLLILKQPDLGTTLIILMTFSVIIFMYELDWKTIIILGLSGVAFVPFAYFFLLKDYQRQRVLTFLNPEADLLGSGWNVTQSMIAIGSGELYGKGFLNSSQSKLRFLPEAHTDFIVSVFLEERGFLGGVLLFGLYFLLIMQIVYIAETTSDRFGRLVCYGIAGIFFFHFVINVGMTMGIMPVTGKPLLLMSYGGTSLLISFIMLGIVQSVRIYRD, from the coding sequence ATGAAAAATAGTAGAGATATAAAACTTCTTTTTAAAAGATTGAAAAAGATGAATAACTTTCTTGTTTTAAATGCACTTTTGATAGTTTGTATAAGTATCTCTACAATATATAGTGCAACTATTTCAAGAACATCATCATTTTATATAAAAGAGAGCATTTGGACAGTAATAGGTCTAATAGCATATTTAGTAGTAACAATGATAGATTATAAAAAATATTTAAAATACTATAAAGTGTTATATTTATTAAATATTTTAATGTTACTTTCAGTTTTTGCCCTGGGGGTAAGTAGGCTAGGAGCTCAAAGATGGATAGATTTAGGACCAGTGAGTATACAGCCCTCAGAGGTTGGAAAAGTTTTAGTAGTTATAACTCTATCTGCTTTCCTATCTATACATTTTAAAGATAGATTAGTAGGAATAAAAAGTGTAATAATAGCAGTAGCACATATAGCACCAGTTTTATTACTTATTTTAAAACAGCCAGATTTAGGAACAACCCTTATAATACTTATGACTTTTAGTGTTATAATTTTTATGTATGAATTGGATTGGAAAACTATTATAATATTAGGGCTTAGTGGAGTGGCTTTTGTTCCTTTTGCTTATTTTTTTCTTTTAAAAGATTATCAGAGACAGAGAGTACTTACCTTTTTAAATCCAGAGGCAGATTTGCTAGGAAGTGGTTGGAATGTAACTCAATCTATGATAGCTATTGGTTCTGGAGAGCTTTATGGAAAAGGATTTTTGAATAGTAGTCAGAGTAAGTTGAGATTTCTTCCAGAAGCTCATACTGACTTTATAGTTTCAGTATTCTTAGAAGAGAGAGGTTTTTTAGGAGGGGTTTTGCTTTTTGGACTTTATTTTCTTCTAATTATGCAGATAGTGTATATAGCAGAAACTACTAGTGATAGATTTGGAAGGCTTGTTTGTTATGGAATAGCAGGGATTTTCTTTTTTCACTTTGTAATCAATGTGGGAATGACGATGGGAATAATGCCAGTAACAGGAAAACCGTTATTGCTTATGAGTTATGGGGGGACTTCATTACTTATTAGTTTTATAATGCTTGGAATAGTTCAGAGTGTGAGGATATATAGAGATTAA
- a CDS encoding M16 family metallopeptidase: protein MSIEVRKLSNGIPVLMDNIDSINTISLGIFVKTGSRDEYPEESGVSHYIEHMMFKGTTNRTAKDISEEVDNEGGMINAYTSRDTTCYYIQMLSNKIEKGVEILSDMFANSTFTEENLEKERNVIIEEIRMYEDIPEEIIHDENIKFAVTGTQSNSVLGTIESLNGIDRDRFVKYFKDQYRASNLVISVAGKMDCDKLFEMLEKGFGKLEDYPVERNIDNNYTINSGENKIVRDTNQVHLCFNTKGVSLVDEMKYPAAIISSVLGGNMSSRLFQKIREERGLAYSVYTYSSAFLEGGVFTVYAGTTHESYRDVIDIIRDEFEDIRENGITAYELQKSKNQFLSMLTFSLEGSKGRMNRMANSYLLYGEVIDIDKIINSIEKITLDDIKETAKVIFDEKYYSWTILGNV, encoded by the coding sequence ATGAGTATAGAGGTAAGAAAACTTAGTAATGGAATACCTGTACTTATGGATAATATAGATAGTATAAATACTATAAGTCTAGGAATATTTGTAAAGACAGGTTCAAGAGATGAATATCCAGAGGAGAGTGGAGTATCTCACTATATAGAGCATATGATGTTTAAAGGAACAACTAACAGAACTGCTAAAGATATTTCTGAAGAGGTAGATAATGAGGGGGGAATGATAAATGCCTACACAAGTAGAGATACAACTTGTTATTATATTCAAATGTTATCTAACAAGATAGAAAAGGGAGTAGAGATACTTTCAGATATGTTTGCCAACTCTACTTTTACAGAGGAAAATCTTGAAAAAGAGAGAAATGTAATAATAGAAGAGATAAGAATGTATGAGGATATTCCAGAGGAAATTATCCACGATGAGAATATAAAATTTGCTGTAACAGGAACTCAATCAAATAGTGTATTAGGAACAATAGAGAGTTTAAATGGAATAGATAGAGATAGATTTGTAAAATATTTTAAAGATCAATATAGAGCTTCTAATTTAGTTATCTCAGTAGCTGGGAAGATGGATTGTGATAAGTTATTTGAGATGCTAGAAAAAGGATTTGGAAAGTTAGAAGATTATCCTGTAGAGAGAAATATAGATAATAATTACACTATTAACAGTGGAGAAAATAAAATAGTTAGAGATACTAACCAAGTTCATCTATGTTTTAATACTAAAGGTGTAAGCCTTGTAGATGAGATGAAATATCCAGCAGCTATTATCTCTAGTGTATTAGGTGGAAATATGAGTTCAAGACTTTTCCAAAAGATTAGAGAGGAGAGAGGGCTAGCTTACTCTGTTTATACATATTCAAGTGCTTTCTTAGAGGGTGGAGTTTTTACTGTGTATGCAGGAACTACTCATGAAAGTTATCGTGATGTAATAGATATAATAAGAGATGAGTTTGAAGATATAAGAGAGAATGGAATAACAGCTTACGAGCTTCAAAAATCTAAAAATCAATTCTTAAGTATGCTTACATTTAGCTTAGAGGGAAGTAAAGGAAGAATGAATAGAATGGCAAACTCTTATCTATTATATGGAGAGGTAATAGATATAGATAAGATAATCAATTCCATAGAGAAAATAACTTTAGATGATATTAAAGAAACAGCTAAGGTTATTTTTGATGAAAAATATTATTCATGGACAATTTTAGGGAATGTATAA
- a CDS encoding RluA family pseudouridine synthase, which translates to MEYLIDKEYEDVRLDKFLRKKLPDMALTEIFKCIRVGKIKVNGKKSKENYRLQLNDVVKLFFVVESKECDKNNNINKINSEKFEKIKKYIVYEDDRVLILNKKANMVMHKGSGHEYGVSEILKEYLNNPNFNFVNRIDKATSGLVVGAKSLVVTRELSEEIRERKVDKKYYILVEGKVKRREFQIKSYLKKLEDKVVELEQYEEGAKESLSFFKVVEYGKNCTLLEGTLGSGRTHQLRVQLASMGNPIIGDSKYGKGKEKMMYLFSHYLKIEKYGIEIDLPIPKEYIQRLSK; encoded by the coding sequence ATGGAATATCTAATAGATAAAGAGTATGAAGATGTAAGGTTAGACAAATTTTTAAGAAAAAAGTTACCAGATATGGCATTAACTGAGATTTTTAAATGTATTAGAGTAGGAAAAATAAAAGTTAATGGAAAAAAATCTAAAGAAAACTATAGACTTCAGTTAAATGATGTGGTAAAATTATTCTTTGTGGTAGAAAGTAAGGAATGTGACAAAAATAACAATATAAATAAAATAAATAGTGAAAAGTTTGAAAAAATAAAAAAATATATTGTTTATGAAGATGATAGAGTTTTGATACTAAATAAAAAAGCTAATATGGTTATGCATAAAGGGAGCGGACATGAATATGGAGTTTCTGAAATATTAAAAGAGTATCTAAATAATCCTAACTTTAACTTTGTAAATAGAATTGATAAAGCTACTTCAGGTCTTGTTGTAGGAGCTAAAAGTTTAGTTGTAACAAGAGAATTATCAGAGGAGATTAGAGAGAGAAAAGTAGATAAAAAATACTATATCTTAGTTGAAGGAAAAGTTAAGAGAAGAGAGTTTCAAATAAAGAGTTATTTGAAAAAACTAGAAGATAAAGTTGTAGAGTTAGAACAATACGAAGAGGGAGCTAAAGAGAGTTTAAGCTTTTTTAAAGTTGTAGAGTATGGAAAAAATTGTACATTACTAGAAGGGACATTAGGAAGTGGAAGAACTCATCAGCTAAGAGTTCAATTAGCTTCTATGGGAAATCCTATAATAGGGGATAGTAAATATGGAAAAGGTAAAGAAAAGATGATGTATCTATTCTCTCATTATTTAAAAATAGAGAAATATGGTATAGAGATAGATTTACCTATTCCTAAAGAGTATATTCAAAGGTTATCTAAATAA
- a CDS encoding LptF/LptG family permease: MKLIDKYILNEIKIPVIFGVSLFTFIFLIDIIVAMMENIIVKGISIIDVMRILSFYLPPILSQTIPMGMFLGIMLTFSKFTRTSEATAMSAVGMSLRDIVKPIFVAACCVTLFIFFLQESIIPRSVAKLQFLTAKIAYENPVFQLKEKTFIDEVDEYNLYIDRMEGKEKKAKGILIFQKAEDKPFPTVIVGEEAYWKDSAMVLINSKFYNFNDKGKEVLRGEFDEKRIPLAAYFSEIEVKVKDIEAMGIGTLLKEMKDKTPAEKIPYKVEINKKLAVPFSTMMLSLLGVFLSIGHHRSGKGANFALSLIVIFSYITCLNVGMVMATKGIIPAFIGVWIPNVILFLLTLFMYKKKAEVI, translated from the coding sequence ATGAAACTTATAGATAAATATATTTTAAATGAGATAAAAATACCTGTTATCTTTGGAGTTTCTCTATTTACTTTTATATTTTTAATAGATATCATAGTAGCTATGATGGAAAATATAATAGTAAAGGGAATATCTATCATAGATGTAATGAGAATTTTATCTTTCTATCTACCTCCTATACTTTCACAAACTATACCAATGGGAATGTTTCTAGGGATAATGTTAACTTTTTCAAAATTTACTAGAACAAGTGAGGCTACTGCTATGAGTGCTGTTGGTATGTCATTAAGAGATATAGTGAAACCTATATTTGTAGCAGCTTGCTGTGTTACTCTTTTTATATTTTTCTTACAAGAGAGTATTATTCCAAGATCTGTAGCAAAATTACAATTCTTAACAGCTAAGATAGCCTATGAAAATCCTGTATTCCAACTTAAAGAGAAAACGTTTATAGATGAGGTTGATGAGTACAATCTATATATAGATAGAATGGAAGGAAAGGAGAAAAAGGCAAAAGGAATTTTAATATTCCAAAAAGCTGAAGATAAACCATTTCCTACTGTGATAGTTGGAGAGGAAGCATATTGGAAAGACTCAGCTATGGTACTTATAAATTCAAAGTTTTATAACTTCAATGATAAGGGAAAAGAGGTTTTAAGAGGAGAATTTGATGAAAAAAGAATACCGCTAGCTGCATATTTTAGTGAGATAGAGGTAAAAGTAAAAGATATAGAGGCTATGGGAATAGGAACTCTTCTAAAAGAGATGAAAGATAAAACTCCTGCAGAGAAGATTCCTTATAAGGTAGAGATAAATAAAAAATTAGCAGTTCCATTTTCTACTATGATGTTGTCATTGCTAGGAGTATTCTTATCAATAGGGCATCACAGAAGTGGAAAGGGAGCTAATTTTGCTTTGAGTTTAATAGTAATATTTTCTTATATCACTTGTTTAAATGTTGGAATGGTAATGGCAACAAAAGGTATTATTCCTGCTTTTATAGGAGTATGGATACCAAATGTGATACTTTTCTTATTGACACTATTTATGTATAAGAAAAAGGCAGAGGTGATATAG